In the Populus trichocarpa isolate Nisqually-1 chromosome 1, P.trichocarpa_v4.1, whole genome shotgun sequence genome, one interval contains:
- the LOC18095277 gene encoding pentatricopeptide repeat-containing protein At5g46460, mitochondrial, which yields MAHITRYTRTITLSYTTSLANHLKNQRLDQARLIFDKIPSPNLHLYTKMIAGYTRNDRLCDALKLFDRMSVRDVVSWNSMIKGCLDCGNLGMATRLFDEMPEKNVISWTTMVNGYLKFGRVELAQRLFLDMHVKDVAAWNAMVHGYFENGRVEEGVRLFEEMPVRDVISWTSMIGGLDLNGKSEEALFVFKKMLRSGVEPTWSTFACVLSACANAVEFNLGVQVHGHVVKLGCFFHEFISVSLITFYANCMKIEHAHKIFNETLTKNVVKWTALLTAYVWNNKHQDALRVFGDMTKMGALPNQSTFSITLKACCGLEALDKGKEIHTMAIKLGLETDVFVGNSLVVMYTECGNVNSAVAVFRNINEKDIVSWNSIIVGSAQHGFGLWALIFFNQMIRRGVDPNEITFTGLLSACSRSGMLLKGRCFFEYISRYKSNVLRPQHYACMVDILGRCGKLDEAEELVRYMPVKANSMIWLALLSACRVHSNLEVAERAAKHILDLEPNCSSAYVLLSNIYASAGRWADVSRMRVKMKQGGLVKQPGSSWVVLRGKKHEFLSADRSHPLSERIYEKLDWLGKKLKEFGYVPDQKFALHDVEDEQKEEMLSFHSERLAIAFGLVSTVEGSTITVMKNLRVCGDCHSVIKLMSKIVGRKIVVRDSGRFHHFKNGICSCSDYW from the coding sequence ATGGCTCATATTACGCGTTACACTAGAACAATCACTCTCTCTTACACTACCTCGCTCGCTAATCACCTCAAGAACCAAAGACTGGACCAAGCTCGCCTCATTTTTGATAAAATCCCATCTCCAAATCTTCATCTGTACACCAAGATGATTGCTGGGTATACGAGAAATGACAGGCTATGTGATGCTTTGAAACTGTTTGATAGGATGTCTGTTAGAGATGTGGTTTCTTGGAATTCGATGATAAAAGGGTGTTTAGATTGTGGGAATTTAGGTATGGCCACAAGGTTATTTGATGAAATGCCTGAGAAGAATGTTATCTCTTGGACGACGATGGTAAATGGCTACTTGAAGTTTGGGAGAGTCGAGCTTGCCCAGAGGTTGTTTCTGGATATGCATGTAAAGGATGTTGCGGCGTGGAATGCTATGGTTCATGGGTATTTTGAGAATGGGAGAGTTGAAGAGGGTGTCAGGTTGTTTGAAGAAATGCCTGTTAGAGATGTCATTTCATGGACTTCGATGATTGGAGGGCTTGACCTAAATGGGAAGAGTGAAGaagccttgtttgtttttaagaagaTGTTGCGTTCTGGTGTTGAGCCAACTTGGAGCACGTTTGCTTGTGTGTTGTCAGCTTGTGCCAATGCAGTGGAGTTTAATTTGGGTGTTCAAGTTCATGGTCATGTTGTTAAGTTAGGATGTTTTTTTCATGAGTTTATATCAGTATCACTTATTACGTTTTATGCAAATTGCATGAAAATAGAGCATGCTCACAAGATTTTTAATGAGACACTGACTAAAAATGTTGTAAAATGGACGGCTCTTTTGACGGCATATGTATGGAATAATAAGCATCAGGATGCATTGAGGGTTTTTGGTGACATGACTAAGATGGGTGCTCTTCCAAATCAATCTACTTTCTCTATTACTTTGAAGGCATGTTGTGGACTAGAGGCTCTTGATAAGGGTAAAGAGATCCACACTATGGCTATTAAACTAGGGTTGGAAACTGATGTCTTCGTTGGTAATTCTCTTGTAGTCATGTACACAGAGTGTGGAAATGTAAATTCTGCTGTTGCTGTCTTTAGGAACATTAATGAGAAGGATATTGTCTCGTGGAACTCAATTATTGTTGGAAGCGCACAGCATGGTTTTGGCCTGTGGGCGTTGATTTTCTTTAACCAAATGATACGTAGAGGGGTAGATCCAAATGAGATCACATTCACCGGTTTGCTTTCTGCTTGTAGCCGTTCTGGGATGTTACTGAAGGGGAGGTGCTTTTTTGAGTATATCAGTCGATATAAATCCAATGTATTGAGGCCTCAGCACTATGCTTGTATGGTGGACATCTTGGGAAGATGTGGGAAGTTGGATGAAGCAGAGGAGTTGGTTAGATATATGCCCGTGAAAGCGAATTCAATGATATGGCTTGCTTTGCTAAGTGCTTGTAGGGTGCATTCTAATTTGGAGGTTGCTGAAAGAGCTGCAAAACACATTCTTGATCTAGAGCCAAATTGTAGTTCTGCCTATGTCTTGTTGTCTAATATATATGCATCTGCTGGTAGATGGGCTGATGTCTCTAGAATGAGAGTGAAGATGAAACAGGGAGGACTTGTGAAACAACCAGGATCCAGTTGGGTAGTTTTGAGGGGAAAGAAACATGAGTTTCTTTCTGCAGACAGATCCCATCCTCTAAGTGAGAGAATATATGAAAAGCTGGACTGGTTGGgaaaaaagttgaaggaatTTGGTTATGTTCCTGATCAAAAATTTGCTCTACATGATGTCGAGGATGAGCAGAAGGAAGAGATGTTGTCTTTTCACAGTGAGAGGCTTGCTATTGCGTTTGGGCTAGTTAGCACTGTGGAGGGTAGCACAATAACAGTCATGAAGAATCTTCGTGTATGTGGGGATTGTCACTCTGTTATTAAGCTTATGTCAAAGATTGTAGGACGCAAGATTGTTGTCAGAGATTCTGGCCGCTTTCACCACTTCAAGAATGGCATTTGTTCTTGCAGTGATTATTGGTAG
- the LOC18095276 gene encoding membrane protein PM19L, with protein sequence MVLSQQIKLVALLLLVLNFCMYVIVLGIGGWAMNRAIDHGFIIGPGFDLPAHFSPIYFPMGNAATGFFVMFALIAGVVGVASAIVGLNHIRTWTGDSLPSAASVAAVSWTLTLLAMGFAWKEIELSIRNARLRTMEAFLIILSATQLLYIAAIHGASSFRRP encoded by the exons ATGGTACTCTCGCAGCAGATAAAACTTGTTGCCTTGCTACTTCTGGTCTTAAATTTCTGCATGTATGTCATTGTTTTGGGGATTGGCGGTTGGGCTATGAATAGAGCCATTGATCATGGTTTCATCATTG gacctgGGTTTGACCTGCCAGCACATTTCTCACCTATTTACTTCCCTATGGGAAATGCTGCCACTGGATTCTTCGTGATGTTTGCTTTGATCGCCGGAGTTGTTGGTGTTGCCTCAGCAATTGTTGGTCTTAATCACATTCGGACTTGGACCGGCGACAGCTTGCCATCTGCAGCCTCCGTTGCTGCCGTTTCTTGGACTCTCACTCTTCTAGCCATGGG CTTCGCCTGGAAAGAAATTGAGCTCTCTATCAGGAACGCCCGTCTG AGAACCATGGAGGCATTTCTGATAATCCTTTCTGCTACACAGCTTCTATACATAGCAGCCATCCACGGTGCCTCGTCATTTAGGAGACCTTAA